A window of Polaribacter litorisediminis contains these coding sequences:
- the meaB gene encoding methylmalonyl Co-A mutase-associated GTPase MeaB: MDKKQSALHENDGVSKPATTSFFSAEKIKRSRAKQHTVDEFVSKILDGNITFLSKAITLVESTNSNHQKKANEILERCLPYANNSVRIGITGVPGVGKSTFIEAFGKHLTSQGKKVAVLAVDPSSSVNKGSILGDKTRMEQLVTDKNAFIRPSPSGTSLGGVAQKTRESIILCEAAGFDTIIIETVGVGQSETVVHSMVDFFLLLKLAGAGDELQGIKRGIIEMADAIVINKADGENEKNAKIAKVEFNRALHLYPLKESKWQPKVLTASALKNIGIDKIETMIARYIALTKENSYFDKKRNEQNKYWLLSTINQQLKDNFYQNPIIKLALQEEIQNLENLKTTPFKAAKKLLEL; the protein is encoded by the coding sequence ATGGATAAAAAACAATCTGCTTTGCATGAAAACGATGGCGTTTCTAAACCAGCAACAACCAGTTTTTTTAGTGCAGAAAAAATAAAACGCAGTAGAGCAAAACAACATACTGTAGATGAATTTGTTTCTAAAATTTTAGACGGAAATATTACTTTTTTAAGCAAAGCCATTACCTTGGTAGAAAGTACAAATAGTAATCATCAAAAAAAAGCAAATGAAATTTTAGAACGCTGCTTGCCGTATGCAAATAATTCTGTAAGAATCGGAATTACTGGAGTTCCGGGTGTTGGAAAAAGTACATTTATTGAAGCTTTCGGTAAACATTTAACTTCTCAAGGAAAAAAAGTTGCCGTCTTGGCAGTAGACCCAAGTAGTTCTGTGAACAAAGGCTCTATTTTAGGTGATAAAACAAGGATGGAGCAATTAGTTACTGATAAAAACGCATTTATCAGGCCTTCCCCTTCCGGTACTTCTTTAGGTGGGGTTGCTCAAAAAACACGCGAAAGTATTATTTTGTGCGAAGCTGCTGGTTTTGATACCATTATTATTGAAACCGTTGGCGTTGGGCAATCTGAAACTGTGGTGCATTCTATGGTCGATTTCTTTTTGTTATTAAAATTGGCAGGCGCCGGTGATGAATTGCAAGGAATTAAACGCGGAATTATAGAAATGGCTGATGCTATCGTCATTAACAAAGCAGATGGAGAAAATGAAAAAAATGCTAAAATTGCCAAAGTAGAATTTAATAGAGCTTTGCATTTATATCCTTTAAAAGAAAGCAAATGGCAACCTAAAGTTTTAACAGCAAGTGCGTTAAAAAACATAGGTATTGATAAAATTGAAACCATGATTGCTCGTTATATTGCTTTGACAAAAGAGAATTCTTATTTTGATAAAAAAAGAAATGAACAGAATAAATATTGGTTGTTATCTACAATTAATCAACAATTAAAAGATAATTTTTATCAAAACCCGATTATAAAACTAGCATTACAGGAAGAAATACAAAATTTAGAAAATTTAAAAACTACTCCTTTTAAAGCGGCTAAAAAATTGTTGGAGTTATAA
- a CDS encoding RNA polymerase sigma factor, with protein sequence MKPTKQLHQTIIDQCKNNSAKAQMQLYNLYAKGMFLVAFRYVKDKFLAEDIMQDAFIKAFKNIDSYKNEVAFGAWLKRIVVNQSIDQLKKNKLEIVSINEEITMTIENDHWPIESTFSTEKIVRVINDLKEKYRLVLTLYLLEGYDHQEISEILNITENTSRTHLLRGKKLLKEQLKDTSYAARY encoded by the coding sequence ATGAAACCGACCAAACAATTACATCAAACGATTATTGACCAGTGCAAAAATAATAGTGCAAAGGCGCAAATGCAATTGTATAATTTATATGCAAAAGGGATGTTTTTAGTTGCATTTAGGTATGTAAAAGATAAGTTTTTAGCCGAAGATATCATGCAAGACGCATTTATAAAAGCCTTTAAAAATATTGATTCCTATAAAAATGAAGTGGCTTTTGGTGCTTGGTTAAAAAGAATTGTTGTGAATCAAAGCATAGATCAATTAAAGAAAAATAAACTAGAAATAGTTTCTATAAATGAGGAGATTACGATGACAATAGAAAATGATCATTGGCCAATAGAAAGTACTTTTTCTACGGAGAAAATTGTACGTGTAATTAATGATTTAAAAGAAAAGTATCGATTGGTTTTAACGCTGTATTTACTAGAAGGATATGATCATCAAGAAATATCAGAGATTTTAAATATTACAGAAAATACATCCAGAACTCATTTGTTACGAGGAAAAAAATTATTGAAAGAACAATTAAAAGACACGAGTTATGCAGCAAGATATTAG